A portion of the Cellulophaga algicola DSM 14237 genome contains these proteins:
- the groL gene encoding chaperonin GroEL (60 kDa chaperone family; promotes refolding of misfolded polypeptides especially under stressful conditions; forms two stacked rings of heptamers to form a barrel-shaped 14mer; ends can be capped by GroES; misfolded proteins enter the barrel where they are refolded when GroES binds) has product MAKDIKFDIDARDGLKRGVDALANAVKVTLGPKGRNVIISKSFGAPVVTKDGVTVAKEIELLDPLENMGAQMVKEVASKTNDLAGDGTTTATVLAQAIVKEGLKNVAAGANPMDLKRGIDKAVEAIVEDLAKQAKKVGDSSDKIKQVASISANNDETIGELIAKAFGKVGKEGVITVEEAKGTDTYVDVVEGMQFDRGYLSPYFVTDSEKMVSELENPYILLFDKKISSMKDILPVLEPVAQSGKPLLIIAEDVDGEALATLVVNKLRGSLKIAAVKAPGFGDRRKAMLEDIAILTGGTVISEERGFSLENASLDLLGTCEKISIDKDNTTIVNGAGVAKDIKGRVNQIKAQIESTTSDYDKEKLQERLAKLSGGVAVLYVGAASEVEMKEKKDRVDDALHATRAAVEEGIVAGGGVALVRAKAVLANLKAENADEETGMQIVARAIEAPLRTIVENAGGEGSVVVSKVLEGKGDFGYDAKAEVYTDMMKAGIIDPKKVTRVALENAASVAGMILTTECALIDIKEDAPAGPPMGGGMPGMM; this is encoded by the coding sequence ATGGCAAAAGATATAAAGTTTGATATAGATGCACGTGACGGACTAAAAAGAGGCGTTGATGCACTTGCAAATGCAGTAAAAGTAACTTTAGGACCTAAAGGTAGAAACGTAATCATCAGTAAATCTTTTGGAGCTCCTGTAGTTACTAAAGATGGTGTTACAGTTGCAAAAGAAATAGAATTACTTGACCCCCTAGAAAACATGGGTGCTCAAATGGTTAAAGAAGTTGCTTCTAAAACCAACGATTTAGCTGGTGATGGTACGACTACCGCAACAGTTTTAGCACAAGCAATCGTAAAAGAAGGATTAAAAAATGTTGCTGCCGGTGCTAATCCAATGGATTTAAAAAGAGGTATCGACAAAGCTGTTGAGGCTATCGTAGAAGACTTAGCTAAACAAGCAAAAAAAGTAGGTGATTCTTCTGATAAAATAAAACAAGTAGCATCTATTTCTGCTAACAACGATGAAACAATTGGTGAACTAATCGCTAAAGCATTCGGAAAAGTTGGTAAAGAAGGTGTTATCACTGTTGAAGAAGCCAAAGGAACAGATACGTATGTTGATGTTGTTGAAGGTATGCAGTTTGATAGAGGATACCTTTCTCCTTACTTCGTTACCGATTCAGAAAAAATGGTTTCTGAATTAGAGAACCCTTACATTTTACTTTTTGACAAGAAAATATCTTCTATGAAAGATATCCTTCCTGTTTTAGAGCCAGTTGCTCAATCAGGAAAACCTCTTTTAATTATTGCAGAAGATGTTGATGGTGAAGCATTAGCTACTTTAGTAGTGAATAAATTAAGAGGTTCTTTAAAAATTGCTGCTGTTAAAGCTCCTGGTTTTGGAGACAGAAGAAAAGCAATGCTTGAAGATATCGCTATCTTAACAGGTGGTACTGTAATCTCTGAAGAAAGAGGTTTCTCTCTTGAAAATGCTTCTTTAGATTTACTAGGAACTTGTGAAAAAATATCTATTGACAAAGACAATACAACTATCGTTAACGGTGCTGGTGTTGCAAAAGATATCAAAGGAAGAGTAAATCAAATTAAAGCTCAAATAGAGTCTACAACTTCTGATTACGATAAAGAAAAATTACAAGAACGTTTAGCTAAACTTTCTGGTGGTGTTGCTGTACTTTATGTTGGTGCTGCTTCTGAAGTTGAGATGAAAGAGAAAAAAGACAGAGTTGATGATGCATTGCATGCAACTAGAGCTGCTGTAGAAGAAGGTATCGTTGCTGGTGGTGGTGTTGCCCTTGTTCGCGCAAAAGCTGTTCTTGCTAACTTAAAAGCTGAAAATGCTGACGAAGAAACAGGAATGCAAATTGTAGCTAGAGCTATTGAGGCTCCATTACGTACTATCGTTGAAAATGCGGGTGGTGAAGGATCTGTTGTTGTTTCTAAAGTACTAGAAGGCAAAGGAGATTTTGGTTACGATGCTAAAGCTGAAGTATACACAGATATGATGAAAGCTGGTATTATTGATCCTAAGAAAGTAACTAGAGTTGCATTGGAAAATGCTGCTTCTGTTGCAGGTATGATCTTAACTACAGAATGTGCTTTAATTGATATTAAAGAAGATGCTCCTGCAGGCCCACCAATGGGTGGCGGTATGCCAGGAATGATGTAG
- the secG gene encoding preprotein translocase subunit SecG, whose protein sequence is MSTFTIFLILIIIVSLLLMLVIMVQNPKGGGLSSSLGGGGSQVVGGVKKTGDFLDKSTWTLATLLIVLILLSNISLKDDYREADSKLLQGGDIENTVPDSLPEPISTPDSE, encoded by the coding sequence ATGAGCACGTTTACAATATTCTTAATCCTTATTATCATTGTGAGTCTTTTATTGATGTTGGTAATAATGGTACAAAATCCAAAAGGCGGAGGACTTTCTTCATCTTTAGGTGGTGGCGGTAGCCAAGTAGTTGGTGGAGTAAAAAAGACTGGAGACTTTTTAGATAAAAGTACTTGGACTCTTGCGACACTACTTATCGTATTAATTCTTTTATCGAATATTTCTTTAAAAGATGATTACAGAGAAGCAGATTCTAAGCTTTTACAAGGTGGTGACATTGAAAACACAGTTCCTGATTCATTACCAGAACCTATTTCGACTCCTGATTCGGAATAA
- a CDS encoding co-chaperone GroES has product MAKVNIKPLADRVLIEPMAAETKTASGLYIPDTAKEKPQKGKVVAVGPGTKDDLVTVKIGDTVLYGKYAGTELKLEGTDFLMMRESDILAII; this is encoded by the coding sequence ATGGCTAAAGTTAATATTAAACCATTGGCAGATAGAGTGCTTATTGAACCAATGGCAGCTGAAACAAAAACTGCTTCTGGACTTTACATTCCCGATACTGCAAAAGAAAAACCTCAAAAAGGGAAAGTTGTTGCCGTTGGTCCTGGAACCAAGGATGACTTAGTTACCGTTAAAATTGGTGACACCGTTCTTTATGGTAAATATGCAGGAACCGAGCTTAAATTAGAAGGTACTGACTTTTTAATGATGCGTGAAAGCGACATATTAGCGATTATATAA
- a CDS encoding IS1595-like element ISCal1 family transposase: MDIFKGQNLLEFSDCFKTDNDCKEYLANIKSKTPFKCSRCNHIACQTRADFSRQCNICRHTESATADTLFHKVKFGVRKAFFICFEMATSTKSLSASYMGVRYGVTEKTARLFMLKVREAMSSSGNNPMDGVVHVDEFVLGGREETKVGRSYNAKKKKAVTAVQLTEDGKVKRMYAMKIDDFSAQSLQYIFVNHISRNAKITTDKWRGYSPIAKAYDITQIESNGGLNFKALHTMIHQVKSWIRTTYSWVSDNNLNRYFNEFCFRINRSQSKATIFNNLIVKMVNNDKINQAELISN, from the coding sequence ATGGATATTTTCAAGGGTCAAAATCTTCTAGAGTTCTCTGATTGCTTCAAAACGGACAATGATTGCAAAGAATATTTAGCAAATATTAAGTCTAAAACCCCTTTTAAATGTTCTAGATGCAATCATATAGCCTGTCAAACACGTGCTGATTTCTCTAGGCAATGTAATATTTGTAGACATACAGAATCCGCAACAGCAGATACATTATTTCACAAGGTAAAGTTTGGTGTTCGCAAAGCATTTTTTATTTGTTTTGAGATGGCTACAAGCACGAAAAGCTTATCTGCAAGTTATATGGGAGTACGTTACGGAGTAACAGAAAAAACAGCTAGACTTTTTATGCTTAAGGTCAGAGAAGCTATGTCTTCGAGTGGGAATAATCCTATGGACGGAGTTGTTCATGTAGATGAATTTGTTTTAGGGGGCAGAGAAGAAACAAAAGTTGGCAGAAGCTACAATGCTAAGAAAAAGAAGGCGGTTACAGCTGTTCAGCTTACAGAAGATGGAAAGGTAAAAAGAATGTATGCTATGAAAATAGATGATTTTTCAGCACAATCCTTACAATATATTTTTGTCAACCATATCAGCCGAAACGCAAAGATTACTACAGATAAATGGAGAGGCTATAGTCCTATTGCAAAGGCTTACGACATCACACAAATAGAAAGTAATGGAGGGTTAAATTTTAAAGCGCTTCATACAATGATACATCAGGTTAAATCTTGGATAAGAACAACTTATTCTTGGGTTAGTGACAATAATTTAAATAGATATTTCAATGAATTTTGTTTTAGAATAAACAGATCTCAAAGTAAAGCTACAATATTCAATAATCTTATTGTTAAAATGGTCAATAATGATAAAATCAATCAAGCTGAATTAATAAGTAATTAA
- a CDS encoding LptE family protein, whose translation MSKLKKTFYFIALLFTALSLNGCSIYNFTGGDVGDAKTYEVRLFQNYAAQSPGSTFEPGLDRDFTRELQDLILNQTSLDLVSSGGDLVYEGEITEFRITPMTATANQTSAQNRLTMTVTVRFFNNKKEDVDFDQRFSFFYDYGATTSYSSIKSTALEEIFERITQDIFNASLADW comes from the coding sequence ATATCTAAATTGAAAAAAACATTCTATTTCATTGCACTACTATTTACAGCACTTAGCTTAAATGGATGCAGCATATACAATTTTACTGGTGGTGATGTTGGAGACGCAAAAACTTATGAAGTACGCTTATTTCAAAATTATGCCGCTCAAAGTCCTGGTTCTACCTTTGAACCCGGTTTAGATCGTGATTTTACTAGAGAACTACAAGATTTAATTTTAAACCAAACCAGCTTAGATTTAGTTTCTTCTGGCGGAGATTTGGTATACGAAGGAGAAATTACAGAGTTTAGAATTACCCCTATGACTGCGACCGCTAACCAGACTTCTGCTCAAAACAGGCTGACAATGACGGTAACTGTAAGATTCTTTAACAATAAAAAAGAAGACGTAGATTTTGATCAACGTTTCTCTTTCTTTTATGATTACGGAGCTACTACAAGTTATAGCTCTATAAAATCAACAGCTTTAGAGGAGATTTTTGAGCGTATCACACAAGATATTTTCAATGCATCATTAGCAGATTGGTAA
- a CDS encoding heavy-metal-associated domain-containing protein encodes MKKLILTAVVVLMATISYAQDKNKKMTFDVNGKCGMCKERIEQAALSVKGVKFAAWDIPSHQLSLIIDERKTDAMKIKTAIIAVGHDTKELKATDEAYNSVHPCCLYRDDNSDDSGHH; translated from the coding sequence ATGAAGAAATTAATTTTAACAGCAGTTGTGGTTTTGATGGCTACGATTAGTTATGCTCAAGACAAGAATAAGAAAATGACTTTTGATGTCAATGGAAAATGTGGAATGTGTAAAGAACGCATTGAACAGGCTGCATTAAGTGTAAAAGGAGTGAAATTTGCTGCTTGGGACATTCCATCACATCAATTATCTCTAATTATTGATGAGCGTAAAACTGATGCTATGAAGATTAAGACAGCAATTATAGCTGTTGGTCATGATACTAAAGAATTGAAAGCAACAGATGAAGCCTACAATAGCGTACATCCTTGTTGTTTATATCGTGATGATAATTCTGATGATTCTGGTCATCATTAA